From a single Mucilaginibacter terrenus genomic region:
- the tamL gene encoding translocation and assembly module lipoprotein TamL: MIKRIKYLLLLTAFISACSTTKYIPPTEKLYTGSSVKIADKDIKKSDAKALSSEMQALVRPKPNSKILGLRYKLWFYYKTKARKGFIQKFFSKFGEPPVFVSQVNLEKNSEIMQNRLQNESYFQATVSGDTIGKARTARAEFTVNAGPSYTIRNIEFPLATDNSLDTAVRGTMKETLLKKGDKYNLDVIKSERIRIDARLKEKGFFYFAPEQLIIRVDSTVATHQVDLTVRIKPETPERAREIYTIRNLYVYPNYSLRDTSLKLDQAKPYRWYNVVDPRKTVKPYLFANTVLLHPNDTYSRTTHNNSLNRFINLGPFQYVKNRFEDVTPDSPKLDVYYFLTPYKKKSLQLELLGRTTSANYTGSQVNLNWRNRNAFKGGELLTVTLFASTDVQIGGNNGGYNVFQYGIQPSISWPRIISPFNFNSDNAYIPRTTLTLNYTSVVRSKLYSLNSFSGSFGYSFKTNVHKLNELNLLEITYVKPRNVQQLYLDSIAKTPNPALKHVIDPQFTWGPSYAYTYDNTTEDYRTNSFFYRGKLSLSNNIYGLVTGADTLGGKVKKLFGTPFNQYIKLENEIRYFHKLGLGSKFAARFLVGLGQPYGNSTILPYSQQFFIGGPNSLRGFRARSVGPGSVDASALNGGFIADQSGDIKIEANLEYRVKLFSIVYGALFTDAGNVWNAKPHQAGGTFGPNFLKQMAVDAGFGLRFDATILVFRADMGFPLLTPYPQANGSRSIPLSFDKAILNIAIGYPF; this comes from the coding sequence ATGATTAAACGTATAAAATATCTGTTGCTATTAACTGCATTTATATCAGCATGCAGTACTACTAAGTACATCCCCCCTACCGAAAAATTGTACACCGGCAGTTCGGTGAAAATTGCAGACAAGGACATTAAAAAAAGCGATGCAAAGGCATTAAGCAGTGAAATGCAGGCGCTTGTGCGCCCAAAACCAAACTCCAAAATCTTAGGTTTAAGGTATAAGCTCTGGTTCTATTACAAGACCAAAGCACGTAAAGGATTCATCCAAAAGTTCTTCAGCAAATTTGGCGAGCCACCAGTATTTGTAAGCCAGGTAAACCTGGAAAAGAATAGCGAAATAATGCAGAACCGCCTGCAGAATGAAAGCTATTTCCAGGCGACAGTTAGTGGTGACACCATTGGTAAAGCAAGAACCGCCAGAGCTGAATTCACGGTGAATGCAGGCCCGTCTTACACCATTCGCAACATCGAATTCCCGCTGGCAACAGATAACAGTTTGGACACCGCCGTACGCGGCACCATGAAAGAGACGCTATTAAAGAAAGGCGATAAGTACAACCTGGATGTGATCAAGTCTGAACGTATACGTATTGACGCCCGTCTAAAAGAAAAAGGCTTTTTCTACTTTGCACCAGAGCAATTGATCATCAGGGTTGACAGCACTGTGGCAACACACCAGGTGGATCTTACTGTGCGCATCAAACCGGAAACACCTGAACGTGCCCGCGAGATCTATACCATCCGCAACCTGTATGTTTATCCAAATTACTCATTGCGCGATACATCATTAAAACTGGACCAAGCAAAACCTTACCGCTGGTACAACGTGGTAGACCCACGCAAAACGGTTAAGCCTTATCTGTTTGCCAACACCGTATTGCTGCATCCTAACGATACTTACAGCCGCACTACGCACAACAACTCGCTTAACAGGTTTATCAACCTTGGACCTTTCCAATATGTAAAAAATCGCTTTGAGGATGTAACGCCTGATTCGCCAAAGCTGGATGTGTACTACTTCCTTACTCCATACAAAAAGAAATCGCTGCAACTGGAGCTTTTAGGCCGCACAACATCCGCAAACTACACCGGCTCGCAGGTTAACCTTAATTGGCGCAACCGCAATGCCTTTAAAGGTGGCGAGCTGCTTACCGTTACGTTGTTTGCCAGTACCGACGTGCAGATTGGCGGCAACAACGGAGGGTATAACGTATTCCAGTATGGTATACAGCCGTCCATATCATGGCCACGAATAATCAGTCCGTTTAACTTTAATTCTGATAACGCCTACATACCGCGTACAACGCTAACGCTTAACTACACCTCGGTTGTTCGTTCTAAACTATACTCGCTTAACTCGTTCAGCGGTTCATTTGGCTATAGCTTTAAAACCAACGTACATAAGCTGAACGAACTTAACCTGCTGGAGATCACTTACGTAAAACCACGTAATGTACAGCAGCTGTACCTGGACAGTATTGCTAAAACGCCAAACCCGGCATTAAAGCACGTTATCGATCCGCAGTTCACCTGGGGACCGAGCTATGCGTACACATACGATAACACAACAGAAGATTACCGCACCAACAGTTTCTTTTACAGAGGCAAGCTAAGCTTATCAAACAATATTTATGGTTTAGTTACAGGTGCCGATACACTCGGCGGAAAAGTTAAAAAGCTTTTCGGTACACCGTTCAATCAGTACATTAAACTTGAGAATGAGATCAGGTACTTCCACAAGCTTGGGCTGGGCAGCAAGTTTGCAGCAAGGTTCCTGGTAGGTCTTGGTCAGCCTTATGGCAACTCCACCATCCTGCCATACAGCCAGCAGTTCTTTATTGGCGGCCCTAACAGCTTAAGAGGTTTCAGAGCACGCTCTGTAGGACCAGGCAGCGTAGATGCAAGCGCATTAAACGGCGGTTTTATTGCTGACCAATCGGGTGATATAAAGATAGAGGCCAACCTGGAATACCGGGTTAAGCTTTTCAGCATAGTTTATGGCGCACTGTTTACGGATGCCGGTAACGTTTGGAACGCCAAACCGCACCAGGCAGGCGGTACATTCGGACCCAATTTCCTGAAACAGATGGCTGTTGATGCCGGGTTTGGCTTAAGGTTCGATGCTACCATACTGGTATTTCGTGCCGACATGGGCTTTCCGCTGCTAACGCCTTATCCACAGGCAAACGGCAGCCGGTCTATTCCGTTAAGTTTTGATAAAGCCATATTGAACATTGCTATTGGCTACCCGTTCTAG
- a CDS encoding aspartyl protease family protein, with protein MSEAYIPLQIIDLHEDGFHPLLNIKLFDKNFKVVLDTGASRTAFDRQLLLEANSLADIIASERLSTGLGTNSMESATALIKQLQIGTFIIPEIEVAVLDLSTINVAYRELGHPEVLGVIGSDILMRYNAVIDFGQQVLILK; from the coding sequence ATGAGCGAAGCATACATTCCACTTCAAATTATAGACTTGCATGAAGACGGGTTTCATCCGTTATTAAATATTAAACTGTTCGATAAGAACTTTAAAGTGGTGTTAGACACAGGTGCTTCACGTACCGCCTTTGATCGACAGTTACTTTTAGAAGCCAACTCCTTAGCCGATATTATTGCCAGCGAGCGCCTCTCCACGGGGTTGGGCACCAACAGTATGGAGTCGGCAACAGCGCTAATTAAACAATTACAGATAGGGACATTTATAATCCCCGAGATTGAAGTAGCGGTACTTGACCTTTCCACCATTAACGTAGCCTACCGCGAGCTGGGTCACCCCGAAGTACTGGGTGTTATCGGCAGCGACATTTTAATGAGATACAATGCTGTAATTGATTTTGGACAGCAGGTGTTGATATTGAAATAA
- a CDS encoding GIY-YIG nuclease family protein, with amino-acid sequence MVFGKGGCVYIITNKEHSVLYTGVTSDLRARVWQHQNHQHPSSFSAKYNCNKLVYYYSYAHIEDAIAAEKSIKAGNRNRKITLVNSINPEWRDLSIELLSE; translated from the coding sequence ATGGTATTCGGAAAAGGTGGATGCGTTTACATCATTACAAACAAGGAGCACTCAGTCCTGTACACAGGTGTCACATCCGACTTGAGAGCCAGGGTCTGGCAGCATCAAAATCACCAGCATCCCAGTAGCTTCTCCGCAAAGTATAACTGTAATAAATTAGTTTACTACTATAGCTATGCTCATATTGAAGACGCCATAGCGGCTGAAAAGAGTATTAAAGCCGGTAACAGGAACCGTAAGATTACTCTTGTAAATTCGATTAATCCGGAATGGAGAGATTTATCGATAGAGCTATTATCGGAGTAG
- the gyrB gene encoding DNA topoisomerase (ATP-hydrolyzing) subunit B, with translation MSEENQDRSNYSADNIQVLEGLEAVRKRPSMYIGDTGVKGLHHLVYEVVDNSIDEALAGYCDTIDVTIHKGNSITVSDNGRGIPTGINTKEGRSALEIVMTVLHAGGKFDKDTYKVSGGLHGVGVSCVNALSVHVKTVVHREGKIFTQEYERGKPLFPVKEIGVSEKTGTIQTFQPDAEIFTTTTEYKFETLATRLRELAFLNKGIKLTLTDERNPNDDGTFDTEVFFSEGGLKEFVKYLDGTRVAIIPEPIYLEGIKNGIPVELALQYNDTYTENVHSYVNNINTIEGGTHVAGFRMGLTRTLKAYADKEGLLKNVKIDITGDDFREGLTAVISVKVQEPQFEGQTKTKLGNSEVSGAVNVAVGEILGNYLEENPREAKMIVQKVILAATARAAARKAREMVQRKSVMTGSGLPGKLSDCANNDPALCELYLVEGDSAGGTAKQGRNREFQAILPLRGKILNVEKAMEHKIYENEEIKNMFTGLGVSIGTPEDAKALNLTKLRYHKIIVMTDADVDGSHITTLILTFFFRYMKELIEYGYIYIASPPLYQVKKGKEFEYCWNDEQRDKAIQRLKGAGKEDSVHVQRYKGLGEMNAEQLWDTTMNPANRTLRQVSIDNAAECDHTFSMLMGDEVAPRREFIEKNAKYARIDI, from the coding sequence ATGAGCGAAGAAAATCAGGACAGATCAAATTATTCAGCCGATAATATACAGGTTTTAGAAGGTTTAGAGGCGGTGCGCAAGCGCCCGTCCATGTACATTGGCGATACAGGCGTAAAAGGGCTTCACCACCTGGTTTATGAGGTGGTAGATAACTCGATAGATGAGGCGCTTGCCGGTTATTGCGACACGATTGATGTTACTATTCACAAAGGCAATTCCATAACAGTTTCAGATAATGGCCGCGGTATCCCTACAGGTATTAATACCAAGGAAGGCCGGTCGGCACTAGAGATAGTAATGACGGTGCTGCACGCCGGTGGTAAATTTGATAAGGATACTTACAAGGTATCAGGCGGTTTGCACGGTGTGGGTGTAAGTTGCGTTAACGCGCTGTCTGTTCACGTAAAAACCGTTGTTCACCGCGAAGGAAAGATATTTACCCAGGAGTACGAACGCGGAAAGCCTTTGTTCCCGGTTAAGGAAATTGGCGTATCTGAAAAAACAGGTACTATTCAAACCTTCCAGCCGGATGCGGAGATATTCACCACTACTACAGAGTATAAGTTTGAAACGCTCGCTACCCGTTTGCGCGAGCTTGCTTTCCTTAACAAGGGCATCAAACTAACACTTACAGACGAGCGCAATCCTAATGACGACGGCACTTTTGATACGGAAGTGTTCTTTTCTGAAGGCGGCCTTAAAGAGTTTGTTAAATACCTGGATGGTACCCGTGTAGCTATAATACCGGAGCCAATTTACCTGGAAGGTATTAAAAACGGTATCCCGGTAGAACTTGCCTTGCAGTACAATGATACTTATACCGAGAACGTTCACTCGTACGTAAATAACATTAACACCATAGAAGGCGGTACACACGTAGCCGGCTTCAGGATGGGATTGACCCGTACGCTTAAAGCTTATGCCGACAAAGAAGGCCTGCTAAAAAACGTTAAGATTGATATTACCGGTGACGACTTCCGCGAGGGCCTTACCGCTGTTATATCGGTAAAAGTGCAGGAGCCACAGTTTGAAGGGCAGACCAAAACCAAGCTGGGTAACAGCGAGGTAAGTGGTGCCGTAAACGTAGCTGTAGGCGAGATTTTAGGTAATTACCTGGAAGAGAACCCGCGCGAGGCGAAGATGATTGTGCAGAAGGTAATACTGGCTGCTACAGCCCGTGCTGCTGCACGCAAAGCCCGCGAAATGGTGCAGCGCAAGAGCGTGATGACAGGATCTGGGCTGCCGGGTAAACTGTCTGACTGTGCTAATAACGACCCTGCGTTATGCGAGCTATACCTTGTGGAAGGTGACTCGGCGGGTGGTACTGCAAAGCAGGGCCGTAACCGCGAGTTCCAGGCGATACTGCCGCTGCGTGGTAAGATCCTGAACGTAGAAAAGGCCATGGAGCACAAGATCTACGAGAACGAGGAAATAAAGAACATGTTCACCGGTTTGGGTGTGAGCATTGGTACCCCTGAAGATGCCAAGGCGCTTAACCTTACCAAGCTGCGTTACCACAAGATAATTGTAATGACGGATGCTGACGTGGACGGATCGCACATTACCACGCTGATCCTTACCTTCTTCTTCCGGTACATGAAGGAGCTGATAGAGTATGGTTACATATACATCGCGTCGCCACCACTTTACCAGGTAAAAAAAGGTAAGGAGTTTGAGTACTGCTGGAACGATGAGCAACGCGATAAAGCTATACAGCGACTTAAAGGTGCCGGTAAGGAAGACAGCGTACACGTGCAGCGTTATAAAGGTTTGGGTGAGATGAACGCAGAGCAACTATGGGACACTACCATGAACCCTGCTAACCGTACCCTGCGCCAAGTAAGCATTGATAATGCTGCCGAGTGCGATCACACCTTTAGTATGCTGATGGGTGATGAAGTTGCGCCACGCCGCGAGTTTATAGAAAAGAATGCCAAATACGCGAGGATAGATATATAA
- a CDS encoding OmpH family outer membrane protein, with the protein MKINAPIVKTAVLALAVAAGITACNQNKPADKPAAAAGTTTAASATPEIVFVNQDSLVSQYEYIKDMDKRLDSKGKAAQSDVASRQQAIQREIADYQRSAATMSADQRAATEQRLQRKGQEFQQYQQNAGAQVQNDQVTEQTKLYEKLVDFTKTYAKEKGYKMVLTFKKGDPTMLYGDASLDVTADVIKRLNEAYTKDKK; encoded by the coding sequence ATGAAGATCAACGCGCCAATTGTTAAAACTGCTGTTTTGGCATTAGCTGTTGCAGCCGGAATTACCGCTTGCAACCAGAATAAACCTGCCGATAAACCAGCTGCTGCTGCCGGTACCACTACTGCTGCATCTGCCACTCCCGAGATCGTGTTCGTAAACCAGGATTCGCTTGTTTCTCAGTACGAGTACATTAAGGATATGGACAAACGCCTGGACAGTAAAGGTAAAGCCGCGCAAAGCGATGTGGCTTCACGCCAGCAGGCTATACAGCGCGAGATTGCCGATTATCAGCGCAGCGCAGCTACCATGAGCGCAGACCAGCGTGCAGCTACCGAGCAGCGTTTACAGCGTAAAGGCCAGGAATTTCAGCAATACCAGCAAAATGCCGGTGCGCAGGTACAAAACGACCAGGTGACTGAGCAAACCAAACTTTACGAAAAATTGGTTGATTTCACCAAAACCTACGCTAAAGAAAAAGGCTACAAAATGGTACTTACCTTTAAAAAAGGCGACCCTACAATGCTTTATGGCGATGCTAGCCTTGACGTTACTGCTGATGTAATTAAACGTTTGAACGAAGCTTACACCAAAGACAAGAAATAA
- a CDS encoding nucleoside deaminase, whose amino-acid sequence MKHKDFMQMAIELSEYNVRQGLGGPFGAVIVKDGMVVARSANKVVPTNDPTAHAEVSAIRMACTELGTFSLEGCEIYTSCEPCPMCLGAIYWARISKVYYANTKADAAAIGFDDHFIYDELELPMEKRKMPFEQLLRDEAQQAFKHWQQSENKAEY is encoded by the coding sequence ATGAAGCACAAAGATTTTATGCAGATGGCCATTGAGCTGTCGGAGTATAACGTAAGGCAGGGACTAGGCGGCCCGTTTGGAGCGGTAATAGTTAAGGACGGCATGGTAGTGGCACGCAGCGCTAACAAAGTAGTGCCGACTAACGACCCTACCGCCCATGCAGAAGTCTCGGCAATACGCATGGCCTGTACCGAACTAGGCACCTTTAGCCTGGAGGGTTGCGAGATATACACCAGTTGCGAGCCCTGCCCGATGTGCCTGGGTGCCATCTATTGGGCACGCATCAGCAAAGTATATTATGCCAACACCAAGGCAGACGCAGCCGCTATTGGCTTTGACGATCACTTTATTTATGATGAGCTGGAACTACCGATGGAGAAACGCAAAATGCCATTTGAACAACTTTTGCGAGATGAGGCACAACAAGCTTTTAAGCACTGGCAGCAGTCGGAAAATAAGGCCGAGTACTAG
- the kdsA gene encoding 3-deoxy-8-phosphooctulonate synthase, whose product MALYNDITTKPFFIVGPCVMENQELLYTVAEKVAEIKAKYPVTLAFKSSFDKANRTSIHSYRGPGIGKGMEMLNNVKEKFGLDVTTDIHEPFQAAVAAEIVDILQIPAFLCRQTDLLVAAAETGKVVNVKKAQFLSGQDMFYPAQKVKEAGNEQIILTERGNSFGYNNLVVDFRNIQDMSGFGYPVCMDCTHSVQRPGGANGKTGGDRKFVPAMAHAARAFGASGYFIETHPDPDHALSDGPNMLFLSDLEELIKSLIN is encoded by the coding sequence ATGGCATTATATAACGATATTACCACTAAGCCCTTTTTTATTGTTGGCCCTTGTGTAATGGAAAACCAGGAACTGCTTTACACCGTGGCTGAGAAAGTTGCCGAAATAAAAGCTAAGTACCCTGTTACATTGGCATTTAAGTCTTCATTCGATAAAGCTAATCGTACCAGCATACATTCTTATCGTGGGCCGGGAATAGGCAAGGGTATGGAGATGCTGAACAACGTAAAAGAGAAGTTTGGGCTGGATGTTACTACCGATATTCACGAGCCATTTCAGGCTGCAGTTGCGGCAGAAATAGTTGATATACTGCAGATTCCGGCTTTCTTGTGCCGCCAAACAGACCTGTTGGTGGCTGCCGCGGAGACCGGTAAGGTGGTGAATGTAAAGAAAGCGCAGTTCCTTTCAGGACAAGATATGTTTTACCCGGCCCAAAAGGTAAAGGAAGCCGGTAACGAGCAGATCATTTTAACTGAAAGGGGCAACTCATTTGGGTACAACAACCTGGTGGTAGACTTCCGCAACATACAGGATATGAGTGGGTTCGGTTACCCGGTTTGTATGGATTGTACCCATTCAGTACAGCGTCCAGGAGGTGCAAACGGCAAGACAGGGGGCGACCGTAAGTTCGTTCCGGCTATGGCCCATGCTGCACGTGCCTTTGGTGCAAGCGGCTATTTTATAGAGACTCATCCCGACCCGGACCATGCTCTGAGCGATGGTCCAAACATGCTTTTCCTAAGTGATCTTGAAGAGCTGATCAAATCTCTGATCAACTAA
- the kdsB gene encoding 3-deoxy-manno-octulosonate cytidylyltransferase, giving the protein MKANIVIPARLKSTRLPNKVMLDLGGKPVIQRVYESCLKSKLHQEVWIAADSEVVFDLCKQFTPNVLMTREDHPSGTDRIAEVAEHVSADVIINVQGDEPFFDAGIIDRLIAAMQDNNAVMASVCAPVETIDELHNPNLVKVITDVNGFAVYFSRHPVPYSRDKILENAAGYKKHMGVYAYKSVFLKTFVQLPVSFLEGFEKLEQLRAIENGYKIKMIEVSGFEKGIDTPEDLELARKKIQEHGII; this is encoded by the coding sequence ATGAAGGCAAATATAGTTATACCCGCACGATTAAAATCAACCAGGTTACCCAACAAGGTAATGCTTGACCTTGGCGGAAAACCGGTGATTCAGCGTGTTTATGAATCTTGCCTGAAGTCAAAATTGCATCAGGAAGTTTGGATAGCAGCTGACAGCGAAGTTGTTTTTGATTTATGTAAGCAATTTACTCCCAATGTGTTGATGACGCGAGAAGATCATCCAAGTGGGACAGATCGTATAGCTGAAGTGGCGGAACATGTATCAGCAGATGTCATCATTAATGTACAGGGTGATGAACCTTTTTTTGATGCAGGTATAATAGATCGGCTGATAGCAGCTATGCAGGATAATAATGCTGTCATGGCCAGTGTATGTGCCCCGGTAGAAACCATTGATGAGCTGCACAACCCCAACCTGGTAAAGGTAATAACGGATGTAAATGGCTTCGCTGTTTACTTTTCCCGCCACCCGGTGCCATACTCAAGAGACAAGATACTGGAAAATGCGGCAGGCTATAAAAAGCACATGGGTGTATACGCTTATAAATCAGTGTTTTTAAAGACCTTTGTGCAGCTACCCGTGTCTTTTTTAGAGGGGTTTGAGAAATTAGAACAATTAAGGGCCATAGAGAATGGCTATAAAATAAAAATGATTGAGGTTTCAGGTTTCGAAAAGGGCATAGATACTCCTGAGGATCTGGAACTTGCACGTAAAAAGATACAAGAACATGGCATTATATAA
- a CDS encoding KpsF/GutQ family sugar-phosphate isomerase: MNSIAHKVFNIEIESLQHVATLIDEQFQQAVDAIMACKGKVVVCGMGKSGHIARKISATLTSTGTQSFFMHPAEAFHGDLGMIGEHDVVLIISYSGETEELLKLMPFLKWHKNQSVAITGNPESTLAKNATFHLNVAIKQEACPLELAPTSSTTATLVMGDALAVALMTERGFSPDDFARFHPGGRLGRKLLVKVKDLMRTDNLPFIQPEATFTQLLIRMSEGKLGMVIVGDAEDVKGVITDGDLRRGLIKYPDLQQQPLSIIMSPAPIMVSEDMPIYDAEELMLNRKITTLLVQNALGHVSGVYQIFNQLQAG, encoded by the coding sequence ATGAATAGTATAGCCCATAAAGTTTTTAATATTGAGATAGAGTCGCTTCAACACGTCGCTACCCTGATAGACGAGCAGTTTCAGCAAGCAGTTGATGCTATTATGGCTTGCAAGGGTAAAGTTGTGGTTTGCGGTATGGGTAAATCTGGCCACATAGCCCGAAAAATATCTGCTACGCTCACCAGTACGGGTACTCAAAGCTTTTTTATGCACCCTGCCGAAGCTTTCCATGGCGATCTGGGGATGATAGGCGAACATGATGTGGTGCTGATTATATCTTATTCTGGTGAAACCGAAGAGCTGTTAAAGCTGATGCCATTTTTGAAGTGGCACAAAAATCAGTCGGTGGCAATTACAGGTAATCCGGAGTCTACACTTGCCAAAAACGCAACGTTCCATCTAAACGTTGCTATAAAGCAGGAGGCTTGTCCGCTAGAACTGGCGCCAACCTCATCAACAACCGCAACATTAGTTATGGGCGATGCACTGGCCGTAGCTTTGATGACAGAAAGAGGATTTAGTCCTGATGATTTTGCACGTTTTCACCCGGGAGGCCGTTTGGGTCGTAAGCTGCTGGTGAAGGTTAAAGACCTGATGCGTACTGATAATCTGCCGTTTATACAACCTGAGGCTACTTTTACGCAATTGCTTATCCGTATGTCGGAAGGTAAGCTAGGCATGGTGATAGTGGGCGACGCAGAAGATGTAAAAGGAGTTATCACCGACGGCGATCTCCGGAGGGGATTGATCAAATATCCCGACCTCCAGCAACAGCCATTATCAATCATAATGAGCCCTGCACCCATAATGGTAAGTGAAGATATGCCCATATATGATGCTGAAGAGCTAATGTTGAACCGGAAGATAACTACGCTGTTGGTACAGAACGCCTTAGGACATGTAAGTGGTGTTTACCAGATATTCAATCAATTACAAGCGGGATGA
- a CDS encoding nucleotide sugar dehydrogenase produces MNNTYPNTPFNIAIIGLGYVGLPLAIAFAKKYNVLGFDINQQRVDELKIANDRTQEADADELRAAIENRSLQISSNTEDLKSRNTYIVTVPTPIDQFKAPDLGPLLAASEMLGKVLKQGDLVIYESTVYPGCTEEDCVPVLEKVSGLKLNQGFFAGYSPERINPGDKVNTVTKIRKVTSGSTPEVAQRVDDLYASIIEAGTYKAPSIRVAEASKAIENAQRDVNISFVNELALIFDRMGIDTNDVLEAAGTKWNFLKYKPGLVGGHCIGVDPYYLAHKAESLGYQPQVILSGRRVNDVMGEFVAGKVVKLLVAKGHDISKAKALVLGITFKENCSDVRNSKVVDICTSLTEFGVNVDVYDPWADNDKVKNEYGLDLIKTIDSRYDAIILAVAHKEFATLHLQDIIKSKSSVIYDTKAFLDRTLVDARL; encoded by the coding sequence ATGAACAACACCTATCCAAACACTCCATTTAATATAGCTATTATCGGTTTGGGCTATGTAGGCCTTCCGCTTGCAATAGCTTTCGCTAAAAAATATAACGTTTTAGGGTTCGATATTAATCAGCAACGCGTAGACGAGCTTAAGATTGCTAACGATCGTACCCAGGAAGCTGATGCTGATGAGTTGCGTGCTGCAATTGAGAACCGTTCACTTCAAATTTCCAGCAACACAGAAGACCTTAAGTCGCGTAATACCTACATAGTTACCGTACCTACGCCGATAGACCAGTTTAAGGCTCCTGATCTTGGACCGCTATTGGCAGCTTCGGAAATGCTTGGGAAAGTTTTAAAACAAGGCGACCTGGTTATTTATGAGTCGACTGTTTATCCTGGATGTACCGAAGAGGACTGTGTACCTGTACTCGAGAAAGTATCGGGTCTGAAGCTAAATCAAGGCTTTTTTGCAGGATATTCTCCTGAGCGTATCAACCCCGGTGATAAGGTGAATACAGTTACAAAAATTAGAAAAGTAACCAGCGGATCGACACCTGAAGTAGCACAACGGGTGGACGATCTTTATGCATCGATAATAGAGGCCGGTACTTACAAGGCACCCAGCATCCGCGTAGCTGAAGCGTCAAAAGCAATTGAAAATGCCCAGCGCGATGTTAACATTTCTTTTGTAAACGAATTAGCCTTGATTTTTGACCGGATGGGTATAGACACCAATGATGTTTTAGAAGCCGCCGGTACCAAATGGAACTTCCTGAAATATAAACCGGGCTTAGTAGGCGGCCATTGCATAGGGGTAGACCCATATTACCTGGCACACAAGGCAGAATCACTCGGCTATCAACCCCAGGTGATTTTAAGTGGCCGTCGCGTGAACGACGTTATGGGCGAGTTTGTAGCCGGTAAAGTGGTAAAGTTGCTCGTGGCCAAGGGGCACGATATCAGTAAAGCCAAGGCGCTTGTACTTGGTATCACCTTCAAGGAAAACTGTTCCGATGTGCGTAATAGTAAGGTGGTTGACATATGTACTTCGCTTACAGAATTCGGCGTTAACGTAGATGTTTATGATCCTTGGGCCGATAATGATAAGGTGAAGAATGAGTACGGCCTGGATCTGATAAAAACTATTGACAGCCGCTATGACGCAATAATACTGGCGGTAGCTCATAAAGAATTTGCAACACTTCACCTACAGGATATAATTAAAAGCAAGAGCAGCGTTATTTACGACACTAAGGCATTCCTTGACCGTACTTTGGTAGATGCCCGATTGTAG
- a CDS encoding RNA-binding S4 domain-containing protein encodes MAEKEKLRIDKYLWAIRVFKTRTMASEACKAGRVKLNSQNIKPSHEVRLNEVYQVSKGPDRRVIKVTGLLENRVDAKTAVGFYEDQTPVEHTPAFKSMFHSPVLKRDRGTGRPTKRDRRETDELKDTFFDEKEDGATDE; translated from the coding sequence ATGGCTGAAAAAGAAAAGTTAAGAATAGATAAATACCTGTGGGCAATACGCGTTTTTAAAACACGTACTATGGCTTCAGAAGCCTGCAAAGCAGGCCGGGTGAAGCTGAATAGCCAAAACATAAAACCTTCCCACGAGGTGCGCTTAAACGAAGTTTACCAGGTGTCTAAAGGGCCTGATCGCAGGGTTATAAAGGTTACAGGTTTGCTGGAAAATCGCGTGGACGCCAAAACAGCAGTAGGTTTTTATGAGGATCAAACACCTGTAGAACACACGCCTGCTTTTAAATCAATGTTTCACTCACCTGTTTTAAAACGAGATCGGGGCACGGGTAGGCCAACCAAACGCGACCGTCGCGAAACAGACGAATTGAAAGACACTTTTTTTGATGAAAAGGAAGATGGCGCTACAGATGAGTGA